The Deltaproteobacteria bacterium genome contains a region encoding:
- a CDS encoding TrbC/VirB2 family protein — protein MKNKKLFLTFAALLLALVLVPELGFASVESSLVGIQTKLTRVILPTLSIIGIAWAAFSLMSGNERAKQHMWYAILGSIIGFGAQAIVDFISQTVR, from the coding sequence ATGAAGAATAAAAAACTGTTTCTAACTTTTGCGGCGCTTTTGTTGGCACTTGTGCTTGTTCCAGAGCTTGGCTTCGCCAGTGTTGAATCTTCGCTTGTTGGAATACAAACCAAACTCACGCGCGTAATTCTGCCAACTCTTTCGATTATCGGGATTGCTTGGGCGGCATTTTCACTGATGAGCGGTAACGAGAGAGCTAAACAACACATGTGGTACGCCATTCTTGGCTCCATCATTGGGTTCGGGGCTCAGGCCATCGTCGATTTCATTTCGCAGACGGTGCGCTAA
- a CDS encoding metallophosphoesterase, protein MMQAKRQKILEYISTHERFSPSSLSIRFAVELKTAVLLCEEFASTHEDVQKWFTIICPTCESIVTGISSDKIASLKSAACEHCGTSFDIQEQNLFAFYKKIKKKEPTSASIKNNIDAQVYHQSETSDNMQPTPFGILNSLNKQPDRKFFENVASYVWHISDLHMNVEFNPFGAGHCNILRKKFLDILKKRGVCLQNDILIVSGDCTDNGSVANTEEFQKFLGELKNCGFKEENILFIPGNHDAWTGSSRPLLAAKSYLNPLRSESRLLQTFQTYPKRKLPVCFEQFENSPVSIVSRQMNGCDVEFILINSSIPQEMAKGVFPVVIPSFLQSDSVRIGVMHHHLIDDISRTSLDSDHFTKIQAMRVLNSFKAFDFIFSNDISISLHGHKHLQYYKQEGQVDVPSKSVHLIAAPSLMESDYDKNNGQIKNMNLIGFNVLIPAKKNFEFYFYRLEKWEYVLVHHGKPAY, encoded by the coding sequence ATGATGCAAGCGAAGCGGCAAAAAATTCTCGAATACATTTCGACTCATGAGAGATTTTCGCCCTCTTCTCTTTCGATACGGTTTGCTGTGGAACTCAAAACCGCAGTCCTTCTCTGTGAGGAATTTGCATCTACACATGAGGATGTTCAAAAATGGTTTACAATCATTTGTCCTACCTGTGAGAGTATTGTGACGGGTATTTCTTCAGACAAAATCGCCTCTTTGAAGTCTGCGGCCTGTGAACATTGTGGAACTTCTTTTGATATTCAAGAGCAGAATCTTTTCGCGTTCTACAAGAAGATTAAAAAAAAAGAACCGACGAGCGCATCCATCAAAAATAACATTGATGCACAAGTGTATCATCAGTCTGAGACTTCAGATAATATGCAGCCGACTCCCTTTGGAATTCTAAACAGCCTCAACAAACAACCAGACAGAAAGTTTTTTGAAAACGTAGCTTCTTATGTATGGCATATCTCTGATTTGCACATGAACGTTGAATTCAATCCATTTGGAGCGGGTCATTGCAACATTCTAAGGAAAAAGTTTTTAGACATTTTAAAAAAACGGGGTGTTTGTCTACAGAATGACATCTTGATTGTGTCTGGTGACTGCACTGACAATGGCAGCGTAGCCAACACGGAAGAGTTTCAAAAGTTTCTTGGCGAACTAAAAAATTGTGGGTTCAAAGAGGAGAATATTTTATTTATTCCTGGGAACCATGATGCATGGACTGGGTCTTCGCGTCCCTTACTGGCGGCAAAGAGCTATTTGAATCCACTCCGAAGCGAATCTCGTCTTTTGCAGACGTTTCAGACCTATCCAAAGAGAAAACTTCCAGTGTGTTTTGAACAGTTTGAAAACAGTCCCGTTTCTATTGTGAGTCGGCAGATGAACGGCTGCGATGTGGAATTTATTTTGATCAATTCCTCGATTCCGCAGGAGATGGCGAAGGGTGTGTTTCCTGTTGTGATCCCTTCATTCCTACAATCTGATTCAGTCCGAATTGGGGTTATGCACCATCACTTGATAGACGACATTTCCCGGACTTCTTTGGACTCCGATCACTTCACAAAAATTCAGGCAATGAGGGTATTAAATTCGTTCAAGGCTTTTGATTTCATTTTCTCGAACGATATTTCTATATCGCTCCATGGTCATAAGCACTTGCAGTATTATAAACAAGAAGGTCAGGTAGATGTTCCAAGTAAATCGGTTCACCTTATTGCTGCCCCTTCTTTGATGGAATCTGACTACGACAAAAATAACGGTCAAATCAAGAATATGAATCTCATTGGTTTCAATGTTCTGATCCCAGCAAAGAAAAATTTCGAGTTTTATTTCTACCGGCTAGAAAAGTGGGAGTATGTTTTAGTCCACCACGGCAAGCCCGCATACTGA